Below is a window of Candidatus Krumholzibacteriia bacterium DNA.
GGGTCATGTAGACGGAATGGGTCGCATAGTTCGAGTCGGGGTACGAAGCGTAGAGCAGGGTTCCGTCGCGGATCGTGTGGATGAGGCTATCCGCGATCTCCGGGCGCACCACGGGACAGCCGAAGCTGCGCCCGAGGCGGCCGTAACGGGCGGCGAACTGTTCGCTCACGTAGGCGGCCCCATGCAGCACGATAGCGCGTTCCTCGGCGCGGTCGTTGATGCCAGGCTCCAGCCCTTCGAGACGAAGCGAGATGCCATGCTCGCCCACGTACTCCACACCGGTCCGGAACACACCGAGGGACGACTGGTGGCTGCCGGCGTCGTTCGAGAAAACGCGCGCCTCGTTCTCGCCACTCTCCCGGCCATGGGCGACGAGCTCGTGGAACAGCACCTGGCGATGCTCGAGGTCGAGCAC
It encodes the following:
- a CDS encoding murein L,D-transpeptidase catalytic domain family protein, translated to MREAWKQRCHVSPVLGLLVGIVMAGGAFAAETRAERHTPRGSSRSAPARWVVPGLSDRTLALALRAHTRARLRGEVVRPLLTIIDYSLPSTEKRLWVLDLEHRQVLFHELVAHGRESGENEARVFSNDAGSHQSSLGVFRTGVEYVGEHGISLRLEGLEPGINDRAEERAIVLHGAAYVSEQFAARYGRLGRSFGCPVVRPEIADSLIHTIRDGTLLYASYPDSNYATHSVYMTP